Part of the Halopseudomonas maritima genome, CCCTTTGTACCCCTGCTGGTCAACTGGTACGGTCGGGGCGAGCTGAAGACCTTGCAGCAGGCCGAAGTGGCTGGTGCGCACGCACGCTTGCAAGGTGATGCACTGTTTAGTGGTCTCTATCTTAACGAACTGCTGGTGCGCCTGTTGTCATCAGGTGACGCGCAAACCCTGCTATTTGCCGCGTATCAGCACGCGCTGGAACAACTGGCGGCGCCGCTGGAAAGCGTTGAGCCGGTGCTGCGCAGTTTTGAATGGCAGTTACTGCAGCTGCTGGGTTACGGTTTCAGTTTGCAGGAGGATGCTTGGCAGCAGCCGTTGCTGGCCCATGGCAGTTATGCCTGGAGCGCCGAGCAGGGCCTGTATTCGGTGCCTTCTGGCAATAACGGCGCCTTGCCGGGTGCCGGTCTGCTAGCCATGGCCGCTGCCGACTGGGAGCATCCCGATGCCCTGCCGACCGCCAAGCGGCTGATGCGTCAGGCATTGGCGGTACACCTTGGCGGACGTCCGCTGATCAGCCGTCAGCTGTTTGCAGCCGCTCGTGGTAGCGGCCAATCCTGAATCTTTTGACGGCGCCGGTGGCGCTGTTGCGACCTAATG contains:
- the recO gene encoding DNA repair protein RecO, whose amino-acid sequence is MSMSAPLQPAYVLHSRPYRDTSALVDLLSLRDGLQRVVWRGARGKGRGTRPQPFVPLLVNWYGRGELKTLQQAEVAGAHARLQGDALFSGLYLNELLVRLLSSGDAQTLLFAAYQHALEQLAAPLESVEPVLRSFEWQLLQLLGYGFSLQEDAWQQPLLAHGSYAWSAEQGLYSVPSGNNGALPGAGLLAMAAADWEHPDALPTAKRLMRQALAVHLGGRPLISRQLFAAARGSGQS